In a genomic window of Brettanomyces nanus chromosome 1, complete sequence:
- the NOG2 gene encoding GTPase required for pre-60S ribosomal subunit nuclear export and maturation (BUSCO:EOG09341KBN) — protein MATGKTENARRQRQGDTRDANVRVKGENFYRDAKKVRIVNMYKGGKPTRNADGEIIQEAYLQDSKVPTARVEPNRRWFGNTRVIAQDALSHFREAMGAKKHDTYSVLLKRNKLPMSLLDEKDTTESPSARILDTESYGNTFGPKARRKKPNVAASSFEELANISNKDTDTFEEKEILKPTLGLLGGFDGDEFTREAREHIFSKGQSKRIWNELFKVVDSSDVVIQVLDARDPMGTRCKSVESYIRKDCPHKHIILVLNKCDLVPTWVADFPTLAFHASITNSFGKGSLIQLLRQFSALHSDRKQISVGFIGYPNTGKSSIINTLRRKRVCPVAPIPGETKVWQYITLMKRIYLIDSPGIVPPSSKDSETDILFRGVVRVEHVSHPEQYIPELMKRVEKKHLERTYELSGWKNSEDFIEMLARKSGRLLKGGEPDESGVSKQVITDFNRGKIPWFIPPPEDNEVRTGVDKKSQYKRKRAERENAAAEALAKEESEALAKAKEEIKDETENAIDEEDQASTKRQKRS, from the exons ATGGCTACCGGAAAGACTGAAAATGCCCGTCGACAAAGACAGGGTGATACAAGAGATGCTAATGTTCGAgtgaaaggagaaaattTTTACAGAGATGCCAAGAAAGTCAGGATAGTGAATATGTACAAAGGAGGTAAACCCACTAGAAATGCAGATGGAGAAATCATCCAAGAAGCTTATTTGCAAGACAGCAAAGTGCCGACGGCGAGAGTGGAACCGAACCGAAGATGGTTTGGAAATACGAGAGTGATTGCTCAGGATGCCTTGTCGCATTTCAGAGAAGCTATGGGTGCTAAGAAGCACGACACATATTCCGTTTTGCTCAAGAGAAATAAGTTGCCAATGTCATTATTGGATGAGAAGGATACTACAGAATCTCCTTCTGCAAGAATACTAGATACTGAATCTTACGGAAATACCTTTGGCCCCAAggcaagaagaaagaaaccTAATGTTGcggcttcttcttttgaagaattggcaaATATAAGCAACAAGGATACCGATACAtttgaggagaaagagatcttGAAACCTACTTTGGGATTACTTGGAGGAtttgatggtgatgaatTTACTCGGGAAGCCAGAGAGCATATCTTTTCTAAGGGACAGTCCAAGAGAATCTGGAACGAGTTATTCAAAGTGGTTGATTCTTCTGATGTCGTTATACAAGTTTTAGATGCAAGAGATCCAATGGGCACTAGATGCAAGTCAGTTGAAAGTTACATAAGGAAAGATTGTCCGCACAAACATATCATTTTGGTTTTGAACAAGTGTGATTTGGTTCCAACTTGGGTTGCG GATTTCCCAACATTGGCATTCCATGCGTCTATCACCAACTCATTCGGTAAGGGATCTTTGATTCAGTTATTGAGACAGTTTTCTGCTTTGCATTCAGATAGAAAACAGATTTCAGTGGGATTTATAGGCTATCCGAATACCGGTAAGTCAAGTATCATCAATACTCTAAGACGTAAAAGGGTGTGTCCCGTGGCACCAATTCCTGGAGAGACCAAAGTCTGGCAGTATATTACTCTTATGAAGAGAATATACCTTATTGACTCACCTGGTATTGTGCCTCCATCATCTAAGGATTCAGAAACCGACATTCTTTTTAGAGGAGTAGTGAGAGTCGAGCACGTGTCGCATCCAGAACAGTATATTCCGGAACTCATGAAGAGAGTGGAGAAGAAACATCTAGAAAGGACTTACGAGCTCAGTGGATGGAAAAACTCTGAGGATTTTATAGAGATGTTGGCAAGAAAATCCGgaagattgttgaaagGTGGTGAGCCCGATGAAAGTGGTGTATCAAAACAGGTTATTACAGACTTCAACAGAGGTAAGATTCCCTGGTTCATTCCTCCACCAGAGGATAATGAGGTCAGAACCGGTGTGGATAAAAAGAGTCAATACAAGAGAAAGCGTgcagagagagaaaatGCTGCTGCAGAGGCTCTAGCTAAGGAAGAATCTGAGGCTCTAGCTAAGGCCAAGGAAGAGATTAAAGATGAGACCGAGAACGCAATTGACGAAGAGGATCAGGCTTCAACCAAAAGgcaaaagagaagttga
- a CDS encoding uncharacterized protein (BUSCO:EOG093426JW), which yields MAQQIQPNQSQQSQSQQGQQQQGMSKILGVMGTPNSTATTVAAAAQVIAQQQQQKAAVAAAAAAQTQGLPLSMMMSPQIQGRVIQHGNQGGQGVQGVQGVQGVQGSGTSGQQPQQLFQQVQQQQIAALAAQRLAQVQAAQQQQQQIPFSQIQQLQQLQQQAQQAQQAQQAQQVQQVEAQQAQQPQAAAAAVGLGQIQPQPRLQPGIPYAQVGPQPMVREVWNNNLESEMMVIRELAERYNTISVSTEFAGIASRPVGSFRSIKDYHYQTMRSNADLLNLVQVGITLSDNQGRRPAGVPSTWQFNFKFELDKEMFNRDSIDTLITTGINFSKLKESGIESSEFAQCLIDSGLCLLPDVTWVSYHVGYDFGFLISLLINKEMPSSEEDFSDWVSTYFPNYYDVKLISVSKLFGNNVYKSRFTLESLAEELGVIHNANLNFLQVGGQSMLTHMCYWELRRLIDSKELESCKNEIWGLSDNSDIADLAQEIQPQHQQPPPPAPQQSQQSQQSQQQQQQSQQSQQQRGQQPSQMPPQLQPLQMLLQQKQQQQQQQSVQRIQQLLQAQSLLNQTTGTGVQRQGQQQPIFGMNAPPPGISTDQKNMLSPRMMYYNRPM from the exons ATGG CACAGCAAATACAGCCAAACCAGTCTCAGCAATCACAATCCCAACAAGGTCAGCAACAACAGGGGATGAGCAAGATTCTCGGTGTGATGGGAACTCCAAATTCGACTGCTACCACTGTGGCGGCCGCAGCGCAGGTAATTGcgcagcaacaacaacagaaggcggcagtagcagcagcagcagcagcacAGACCCAAGGGTTGCCTCTttcgatgatgatgtccCCTCAAATTCAGGGCAGGGTCATTCAGCATGGGAACCAAGGCGGTCAGGGTGTTCAAGGTGTTCAAGGTGTTCAAGGTGTTCAAGGTTCTGGCACTTCTGGCCAGCAGCCACAGCAACTGTTTCAGCAAgttcagcagcagcaaatTGCTGCACTGGCAGCACAGAGGTTGGCCCAAGTGCAAGCCGcacaacaacagcaacaacaaatACCTTTTTCTCAGATACAGCAACTTCAGCAGTTACAACAACAGGCACAACAGGCACAACAGGCCCAGCAAGCTCAGCAGGTTCAACAAGTAGAAGCGCAACAGGCACAGCAACCAcaagcagcagcagcagcagtgGGCCTTGGCCAAATTCAACCTCAACCACGATTACAGCCAGGGATACCTTATGCGCAAGTAGGACCACAACCTATGGTTCGTGAAGTTTGGAACAATAACCTTGAAAGTGAGATGATGGTCATTAGAGAGCTAGCCGAAAGATATAATACGATCTCCGTGTCTACTGAGTTTGCAGGTATAGCTTCAAGACCGGTTGGCTCGTTCAGATCAATTAAGGATTACCATTATCAAACAATGCGTTCAAACGCGGACTTGTTGAATTTGGTCCAGGTTGGAATCACCCTCAGTGACAATCAAGGAAGAAGACCAGCAGGAGTTCCATCGACTTGGCAGttcaatttcaaatttgagCTCGACAAAGAGATGTTTAATCGAGATTCTATTGACACTCTTATAACTACGGGAATCAATTTCAGTAAACTCAAGGAAAGTGGaattgaatcttctgagTTTGCACAATGTCTTATAGACAGTGGCCTTTGCCTCTTGCCAGATGTGACATGGGTCAGTTATCACGTTGGCTATGACTTTGGCTTTTTAATTTCTCTGCTAATCAATAAGGAAATGCCTTCGAGTGAGGAAGACTTTTCAGATTGGGTGTCTACATATTTTCCTAACTATTACGACGTGAAGCTGATTTCTGTGTCAAAGCTTTTTGGAAACAACGTGTATAAAAGTCGATTCACTTTGGAAAGTCTTGCCGAGGAGCTTGGTGTGATCCATAATGCAaacttgaatttcttgCAGGTGGGTGGACAGTCCATGCTCACTCATATGTGCTACTGGGAGCTTAGAAGACTTATCGAttccaaagaacttgagtCTTGTAAGAACGAGATCTGGGGCTTAAGCGATAATTCTGACATTGCGGACTTGGCTCAAGAGATACAGCCGCAACATCAGcaaccaccaccaccagcaCCACAGCAGTCGCAGCAATCACAGCAAtcacagcagcagcagcaacagtCACAGCAATCACAGCAGCAGCGTGGGCAGCAACCGTCACAAATGCCTCCTCAGCTCCAACCTCTACAAATGCTTTTACAACAGaaacagcaacagcagcaacaacagtcAGTTCAGCGAATTCAACAACTGCTTCAAGCACAGAGTCTGTTGAACCAAACTACAGGAACAGGAGTACAGAGACAAGGCCAACAGCAGCCAATATTTGGTATGAATGCCCCACCTCCAGGGATTTCTACAGACCAAAAAAATATGCTGTCCCCGAGAATGATGTACTACAATAGGCCTATGTAA
- a CDS encoding uncharacterized protein (EggNog:ENOG41), producing MSSITFTLTMFSGLRHRIKKRFSQEEDESPFREGTDQRKKSRRPPNTAFMQQRLKSWQPILTPKAVLPLLLLMAIICIPIGIGFLITTYNIQKIEINYSQCDSIASSEYSSVPSKYTSTHFRVKGEAQYQWKYNDGTCTVKFNVLDNVKGPLYLYYKLTNFYQNHRKYVSSYDWKQLKGHAVSINQLSSDCGNMKSRDGKIIYPCGLVANSMFNDTFSNPVNVNGGSEYEFSATGIAWKSDLSLYQPSKYNVSEIVPPPNWVDTYPNGYTEADLSALAKNQRFMNWMKTAALPSFVKMYGINKSTALKKGQYEVQIGMNYPVTIFGGTKSMLISTSTVIGGRSLGLGICYLVVGGIAIIFMLAFLVKQIFTKKRLNHSFLNELSAENVDTTAGPRNVL from the exons ATGAGTA GCATCACATTTACATTGACGATGTTCTCGGGACTTCGACACAGAATCAAAAAACGATTTTCgcaagaggaagatgaaagtCCGTTCAGAGAAGGGACGGATCAAAGGAAGAAGTCGAGAAGACCGCCAAATACGGCCTTTATGCAGCAACGATTGAAGTCGTGGCAGCCTATTCTCACCCCAAAGGCGGTGTTACCCTTACTATTGCTAATGGCCATCATATGTATTCCAATCGGAATAGGCTTTTTGATCACCACTTATAATATTCAGAAGATTGAAATCAACTATAGTCAATGCGATAGTATAGCTAGTTCTGAATACTCAAGCGTACCTAGCAAATATACTAGTACGCATTTCAGAGTAAAGGGAGAGGCGCAGTACCAGTGGAAGTATAATGATGGGACATGTACGGTTAAATTTAACGTTCTCGATAATGTTAAGGGTCCGCTTTATCTCTACTACAAGTTAACCAACTTTTACCAGAACCACCGTAAGTATGTTTCTTCCTACGATTGGAAACAGCTTAAAGGTCATGCAGTTAGTATTAATCAGCTCTCTAGCGACTGCGGTAATATGAAGTCTCGTGATGGTAAGATCATTTACCCCTGCGGACTTGTTGCCAACTCCATGTTTAACGATACATTCTCTAATCCTGTCAATGTGAACGGTGGGTCTGAGTACGAATTTAGTGCCACAGGTATTGCGTGGAAGTCTGATTTGAGCTTATACCAGCCATCTAAGTATAATGTTAGTGAAATTGTGCCGCCTCCAAATTGGGTAGATACATATCCCAATGGATATACCGAGGCGGATTTAAGTGCACTTGCAAAGAACCAGAGGTTCATGAACTGGATGAAGACGGCAGCGTTGCCATCCTTCGTGAAAATGTATGGTATCAACAAAAGTACAGCTTTAAAAAAGGGGCAATACGAGGTACAGATTGGAATGAACTACCCGGTCACCATCTTTGGAGGAACCAAATCGATGTTAATCTCTACATCTACTGTGattggaggaagaagccTAGGTTTGGGTATATGTTACCTTGTAGTTGGTGGAATAGCGATAATATTTATGCTTGCCTTCTTGGTCAAGCAAATATTCACCAAGAAACGGTTGAATCACTCTTTCTTGAATGAATTGTCTGCTGAGAACGTGGATACTACTGCTGGCCCTCGGAATGTTCTATAG